One Streptomyces sp. B21-105 genomic region harbors:
- a CDS encoding Rieske (2Fe-2S) protein, whose product MTSPATRRTVLLATGGAAAALTVGCSEYGDDDNSSSSSSKKSPNASAGQELAKTSDIPVGGGKIFADEKVVVTQPTKDDFKAFSAVCTHQGCTVGTVADGLIHCPCHGSEFRVADGSVARGPAPKPLLPEQITVAGGAIRLT is encoded by the coding sequence ATGACTTCCCCCGCGACACGGCGCACGGTCCTCTTGGCGACGGGCGGCGCGGCAGCGGCGCTCACGGTGGGCTGCAGCGAATACGGCGACGACGACAACTCGTCCTCGTCCTCGTCCAAGAAGTCCCCGAACGCCTCCGCCGGCCAGGAGCTCGCGAAGACGAGCGACATCCCCGTCGGCGGCGGCAAGATCTTCGCCGACGAGAAGGTCGTCGTCACACAGCCGACGAAGGACGACTTCAAGGCGTTCTCCGCGGTCTGCACCCACCAGGGCTGCACGGTCGGCACCGTCGCGGACGGTCTGATCCACTGCCCCTGCCACGGGAGCGAGTTCCGCGTCGCCGACGGCTCGGTGGCCCGCGGCCCCGCTCCGAAGCCACTGCTCCCCGAGCAGATCACCGTCGCGGGCGGCGCGATCCGGCTGACCTGA
- a CDS encoding prephenate dehydrogenase, whose product MRTALVIGTGLIGTSAALALTQRGVVVHLADHDPEQARTAAALGAGTDEEPQGPVDLAIVAAPPAHVAGVLADAMRRGVARGYLDVASVKGGPRRELLALGLELSAYIGSHPMSGREKSGPLAATGDLFEGRPWVLTPTRDTDTEVLNLALELVSHCRAVPVVMDAEAHDRAVALVSHMPHLVSSMVAARLENAEEAAVRLCGQGIRDVTRIAASDPRMWIDILSANPGPVADLLTDVAADLEETVQALRALQSSDDAERRAGADGVENVLRRGNAGQVRVPGKHGAAPRVYEIVAVLIDDQPGQLARIFADAGQAGVNIEDVRIEHATGQQAGLVQLMVEPKSAVVLSSALREKGWAIRQ is encoded by the coding sequence GTGAGGACCGCGCTCGTCATCGGAACGGGGCTGATCGGCACGTCCGCGGCCCTGGCCCTCACCCAGCGGGGCGTCGTCGTCCACCTCGCCGACCACGACCCCGAGCAGGCCCGTACGGCGGCGGCGCTCGGCGCCGGCACCGACGAGGAGCCGCAGGGCCCGGTCGACCTCGCGATCGTCGCCGCCCCGCCCGCCCACGTGGCCGGCGTGCTCGCCGACGCGATGCGCCGGGGGGTGGCCCGCGGCTACCTCGACGTGGCCAGCGTCAAGGGCGGGCCGCGCCGCGAGCTGCTGGCCCTCGGCCTGGAACTGTCGGCGTACATCGGCAGCCACCCCATGTCGGGCCGGGAGAAGTCCGGGCCGCTGGCCGCGACCGGCGACCTCTTCGAGGGGCGCCCCTGGGTGCTGACACCGACCCGGGACACCGACACCGAGGTGCTGAACCTCGCCCTGGAGCTGGTCTCGCACTGCCGGGCCGTCCCCGTGGTCATGGACGCGGAGGCCCACGACCGCGCCGTCGCCCTCGTCTCCCACATGCCGCACCTCGTCTCCAGCATGGTCGCGGCGCGGCTGGAGAACGCCGAGGAGGCCGCCGTCCGGCTGTGCGGGCAGGGCATTCGGGACGTCACCCGGATCGCCGCCTCCGACCCCCGGATGTGGATCGACATCCTGTCCGCGAACCCCGGGCCGGTCGCCGACCTGCTCACCGACGTCGCCGCGGACCTGGAGGAGACGGTGCAGGCGCTGCGGGCCCTGCAGTCCTCCGACGACGCCGAGCGCCGTGCGGGCGCCGACGGCGTGGAGAACGTGCTGCGCCGCGGCAACGCGGGCCAGGTACGCGTCCCCGGCAAGCACGGGGCCGCTCCGCGGGTCTACGAGATCGTCGCCGTGCTTATCGACGACCAGCCGGGGCAGCTGGCCCGCATCTTCGCCGACGCCGGTCAGGCGGGCGTGAACATCGAGGACGTCCGCATCGAGCACGCGACGGGGCAGCAGGCGGGTCTCGTGCAGCTGATGGTCGAGCCGAAGTCGGCGGTGGTGCTGTCGTCGGCGTTGCGGGAGAAGGGCTGGGCCATCCGCCAGTAG
- a CDS encoding DUF6529 family protein: MTVDPNAATQGFPGPGPASRGPRPARYLVPALVAAAVALALGVYGRVHDPAGTAFNLAGFSSTGAVKSWLASAAMFFALAQPVSALMLYGKLPGPAWAGGLHRWSGRAAFLIAVPVAVHCLYALGWQSYETRVIWHSVLGCFFFGAFSAKMLLLRWERLPGWLLPLVGGLVFAVLTIVWLTSALWFFRTFGVTT; the protein is encoded by the coding sequence ATGACCGTCGATCCGAACGCCGCCACCCAGGGATTCCCCGGGCCCGGGCCCGCCTCGCGCGGTCCGCGTCCGGCGCGCTATCTGGTCCCGGCGCTCGTCGCCGCCGCGGTGGCGCTCGCCCTGGGCGTGTACGGCCGCGTCCACGACCCGGCCGGGACGGCCTTCAACCTGGCGGGCTTCAGCAGCACGGGCGCGGTGAAGTCCTGGCTGGCGTCGGCCGCGATGTTCTTCGCGCTGGCGCAGCCGGTCTCGGCGCTGATGCTGTACGGGAAGCTGCCGGGACCCGCCTGGGCCGGCGGGCTGCACCGCTGGTCGGGCCGCGCGGCCTTCCTGATCGCGGTCCCGGTTGCGGTGCACTGCCTCTACGCGCTTGGCTGGCAGTCGTACGAAACGCGCGTGATATGGCACTCCGTCCTGGGTTGCTTCTTCTTCGGTGCTTTCAGTGCCAAGATGCTGCTGCTCCGCTGGGAGCGACTCCCGGGATGGCTGCTGCCGCTCGTCGGCGGACTCGTGTTCGCCGTGCTGACGATCGTCTGGCTGACCTCGGCCCTCTGGTTCTTCCGCACGTTCGGAGTGACGACATGA
- the der gene encoding ribosome biogenesis GTPase Der → MNDHSQPDGSDAFEHDHGALGDAEYAEFMELAAVEGFDIEDVEGAIEEAGHGPLPVLAVVGRPNVGKSTLVNRIIGRREAVVEDKPGVTRDRVTYEAEWSGRRFKLVDTGGWEQDVLGIDASVAAQAEYAIEAADAVVFVVDAKVGATDTDEAVVRLLRKAGKPVVLAANKVDGPSAEADAAYLWSLGLGEPHPISALHGRGTGDMLDAVLEALPEAPAQTFGTAVGGPRRIALIGRPNVGKSSLLNKVANEERVVVNEIAGTTRDPVDELIELGGVTWKFVDTAGIRKRVHLQQGADYYASLRTAAAVEKAEVAVILIDASESISVQDQRIVTMAVDAGRALVIAYNKWDTLDEERRYYLEREIETELAQVAWAPRVNVSARTGRHMEKLVPAIETALAGWETRVPTGRLNAFLGELVAAHPHPVRGGKQPRILFGTQAGTKPPRFVFFASGFIEAGYRRFIERRLREEFGFEGTPIHVSVRVREKRGTKKK, encoded by the coding sequence ATGAACGACCACAGCCAGCCCGACGGCTCGGACGCCTTCGAGCACGATCACGGGGCGCTCGGTGACGCCGAGTACGCGGAGTTCATGGAGCTCGCCGCCGTCGAGGGCTTCGACATCGAGGACGTCGAGGGGGCCATCGAGGAGGCCGGTCACGGGCCGCTGCCCGTGCTCGCCGTCGTCGGCCGCCCCAATGTCGGCAAGTCGACCCTGGTGAACCGGATCATCGGCCGCCGTGAGGCCGTCGTCGAGGACAAGCCGGGCGTCACCCGCGACCGCGTCACCTACGAGGCCGAGTGGTCGGGCCGCCGCTTCAAGCTCGTCGACACCGGCGGCTGGGAGCAGGACGTCCTGGGCATCGACGCCTCCGTGGCCGCGCAGGCCGAGTACGCGATCGAGGCCGCCGACGCCGTCGTCTTCGTCGTGGACGCCAAGGTCGGCGCCACCGACACCGACGAGGCGGTCGTACGGCTGCTGCGCAAGGCCGGCAAGCCCGTGGTCCTGGCCGCCAACAAGGTCGACGGCCCGAGCGCCGAGGCTGACGCGGCCTACCTGTGGTCCCTGGGCCTCGGCGAGCCGCACCCGATCTCCGCGCTGCACGGCCGCGGCACCGGCGACATGCTGGACGCCGTCCTGGAGGCCCTGCCGGAGGCCCCCGCGCAGACCTTCGGCACCGCGGTCGGCGGCCCTCGCCGGATCGCGCTCATCGGCCGCCCGAACGTCGGCAAGTCCTCGCTGCTGAACAAGGTGGCGAACGAGGAGCGAGTCGTCGTCAACGAGATCGCGGGCACCACCCGCGACCCGGTGGACGAGCTGATCGAACTCGGCGGTGTCACCTGGAAGTTCGTCGACACGGCGGGCATCCGCAAGCGCGTGCACCTTCAGCAGGGCGCCGACTACTACGCCTCGCTGCGCACCGCCGCCGCCGTCGAGAAGGCCGAGGTGGCGGTCATCCTGATCGACGCCTCCGAGTCGATCTCGGTCCAGGACCAGCGCATCGTCACCATGGCCGTGGACGCGGGCCGCGCCCTCGTCATCGCCTACAACAAGTGGGACACCCTCGACGAGGAGCGCCGCTACTACCTGGAGCGGGAGATCGAGACCGAGTTGGCCCAGGTGGCGTGGGCGCCCCGGGTGAACGTCTCGGCGCGCACCGGCCGCCACATGGAGAAGCTGGTCCCGGCGATCGAGACCGCGCTGGCCGGCTGGGAGACCCGCGTTCCGACCGGCCGCCTGAACGCCTTCCTCGGCGAGCTGGTCGCCGCGCACCCGCACCCCGTGCGGGGCGGCAAGCAGCCGCGCATCCTCTTCGGCACCCAGGCCGGCACCAAGCCGCCGCGGTTCGTCTTCTTCGCCTCCGGCTTCATCGAGGCGGGATACCGGCGCTTCATCGAGCGCCGGCTGCGCGAGGAGTTCGGCTTCGAGGGCACCCCGATCCACGTCTCGGTGCGGGTGCGCGAGAAGCGCGGCACGAAGAAGAAGTAG
- the aroH gene encoding chorismate mutase, whose protein sequence is MAVRAVRGAVQLQRDEAAHMDEQVGALLAAVMERNALSADDLISIWFTATPDLHSDFPAAAARKLGIVDVPLICAQELDIEGAMPRVVRILAHIESDIPRADISHVYLGAAAALRKDIAQ, encoded by the coding sequence GTGGCGGTACGAGCGGTCCGGGGAGCCGTCCAACTTCAGCGGGACGAGGCCGCCCACATGGACGAGCAGGTCGGCGCCCTTCTCGCCGCCGTCATGGAGCGCAACGCGCTCAGCGCCGACGACCTGATCAGCATCTGGTTCACGGCCACGCCCGACCTGCACAGCGACTTCCCGGCCGCCGCCGCCCGCAAGCTGGGCATCGTCGACGTGCCGCTGATCTGCGCGCAGGAACTCGACATCGAGGGCGCCATGCCGCGGGTGGTGCGGATACTCGCGCACATCGAGTCGGACATCCCGCGCGCCGACATCAGCCACGTCTACCTCGGCGCCGCGGCCGCCCTGCGCAAGGACATCGCCCAGTGA
- a CDS encoding lysophospholipid acyltransferase family protein, translating to MYGLWKPRVLGSWKVPASGPLIFAINHSHNIDGPMVMGVAPRPTHFLIKKEAFIGPLDPFLTGIGQLKVDRDTTDRTAITRALGVLGNGGVLGIFPEGTRGEGDFAALRAGLAYFAVRGGAPIVPVAVLGSTERRGRLIKALPPLRSRVDVVFGDPFDAGDGSGRRTRKALDEATERIQKQLAAHLENARRLTGR from the coding sequence ATGTACGGGCTGTGGAAGCCGCGCGTGCTGGGATCCTGGAAGGTGCCGGCGAGCGGCCCGCTGATCTTCGCGATCAACCACTCCCACAACATCGACGGACCGATGGTGATGGGCGTGGCCCCGCGGCCCACGCACTTCCTGATCAAGAAGGAGGCGTTCATCGGCCCGCTGGACCCCTTCCTGACCGGCATCGGCCAGCTCAAGGTCGACCGGGACACCACCGACCGTACGGCCATCACCCGTGCGCTGGGCGTGCTCGGCAACGGCGGCGTCCTCGGGATCTTCCCGGAGGGCACCCGGGGCGAGGGCGACTTCGCCGCCCTGCGCGCCGGGCTCGCCTACTTCGCGGTGCGCGGCGGAGCGCCGATCGTGCCCGTCGCCGTGCTGGGAAGCACGGAGCGCCGCGGACGGTTGATCAAAGCGCTGCCCCCGCTGCGCTCCCGCGTCGACGTCGTCTTCGGAGACCCGTTCGACGCGGGTGACGGCAGCGGCCGCCGGACCCGCAAGGCACTGGACGAGGCGACCGAACGCATCCAGAAGCAGCTGGCCGCCCACCTGGAAAACGCCAGGCGCCTGACCGGGCGCTGA
- the cmk gene encoding (d)CMP kinase: MENGAAQPVIVAIDGPSGTGKSSTSKAVAARLGLSYLDTGAQYRAITWWMVTNGIDIEDPTAIAAVAGKPEILSGTDPAAPTITVDGVDVAGPIRTQEVTSKVSAVSAVPEVRSRITELQRSLAAAAEQGIVVEGRDIGTTVLPDADLKVFLTASPEARAARRSRELKGADLHSTREALIRRDAADSSRRTSPLAKAGDAVEVDTTELTLPQVIERVVSLVEESRAAK, translated from the coding sequence GTGGAAAACGGCGCCGCCCAGCCCGTGATTGTCGCCATAGACGGCCCCTCCGGCACGGGCAAGTCGAGCACGTCCAAGGCCGTGGCCGCCCGGCTCGGGCTGAGCTACCTGGACACCGGCGCCCAGTACCGGGCGATCACGTGGTGGATGGTGACCAACGGGATCGACATCGAGGACCCCACGGCGATCGCGGCCGTCGCCGGAAAGCCCGAGATCCTCTCCGGCACCGACCCGGCCGCCCCGACCATCACGGTCGACGGCGTCGACGTCGCCGGACCGATCCGCACCCAGGAGGTCACCTCCAAGGTCAGCGCGGTGAGCGCCGTGCCGGAGGTGCGGTCGCGGATCACCGAACTGCAGCGCTCGCTGGCGGCCGCCGCCGAGCAGGGCATCGTCGTCGAGGGTCGCGACATCGGCACCACCGTGCTGCCCGACGCCGACCTGAAGGTCTTCCTCACCGCCTCCCCGGAGGCCCGCGCGGCCCGCCGCAGCCGCGAGCTGAAGGGCGCGGACCTGCACAGCACCCGTGAGGCGCTGATCAGGCGGGACGCGGCCGACTCCTCCCGCAGGACCTCCCCGCTCGCCAAGGCCGGCGACGCCGTCGAGGTGGACACCACCGAACTGACGCTCCCCCAGGTCATCGAGCGCGTGGTGAGCCTCGTCGAGGAGAGCCGGGCCGCGAAGTGA
- a CDS encoding ADP-ribosylglycohydrolase family protein has product MTTSTTVRKRATGSLLGLALGDALGFPTEFDDVPSILAKCGPWRGMELAGRAFVSDDTQMTLAVGRALRTAMDRGLLVPASLVPQLRKEFVAWNRSPDNNRAPGRTCLTACDLLEDDTRLWQDASQIGSKGCGANMRVAPLGLVPGLSDEQRAGAAQLQAALTHGHPTALAASDLTAHAVRLLTQGADPAALVGLLRSYALDNRSRYHHRWLGDLWTRSQDPSPENFITRGWDECLAVLERLQETLRRPSPETDPCLAAGEGWIAEEAMATGLLCFLLFPDEPVTALRRAACSSGDSDSIACLAGAFAGAHAGADAWPTAWADRIEYHGELMTLGALWDQ; this is encoded by the coding sequence ATGACCACCTCGACCACCGTCCGAAAGCGCGCCACCGGGTCCCTGCTGGGACTCGCCCTCGGTGACGCGCTCGGGTTCCCGACCGAGTTCGACGACGTCCCGTCGATCCTCGCCAAGTGCGGGCCCTGGCGGGGGATGGAACTTGCGGGGCGCGCCTTCGTCTCCGACGACACCCAGATGACCCTGGCGGTCGGGCGCGCCCTGCGCACCGCCATGGACCGCGGGCTGCTCGTGCCGGCGTCCCTCGTTCCGCAGCTGCGGAAGGAGTTCGTGGCCTGGAACCGGTCACCGGACAACAACCGGGCCCCGGGGCGCACCTGCCTGACCGCGTGCGACCTCCTCGAGGACGACACTCGGCTGTGGCAGGACGCCAGTCAGATCGGCTCCAAGGGCTGTGGCGCCAACATGCGCGTCGCGCCGCTCGGCCTCGTCCCCGGTCTCAGCGACGAGCAGCGGGCCGGCGCAGCCCAGCTCCAAGCCGCCCTCACCCACGGGCACCCCACCGCGCTCGCCGCCTCCGACCTCACCGCGCACGCCGTCCGGCTGCTGACGCAGGGCGCCGACCCCGCCGCGCTGGTCGGGCTGCTGCGCTCGTACGCCCTCGACAACCGCTCCCGCTACCACCACCGCTGGCTCGGCGACCTGTGGACCCGAAGCCAGGACCCGAGCCCGGAGAACTTCATCACGCGCGGCTGGGACGAGTGCCTGGCCGTCCTGGAGCGGCTCCAGGAGACGCTGCGCCGCCCCTCGCCCGAGACCGACCCGTGTCTGGCCGCGGGGGAGGGGTGGATCGCCGAGGAGGCCATGGCCACCGGTCTGCTGTGCTTCCTGCTCTTCCCCGACGAGCCGGTCACCGCACTGCGCCGGGCCGCCTGCTCGTCCGGCGACTCCGACTCCATCGCCTGCCTCGCGGGCGCCTTCGCGGGCGCGCACGCCGGCGCCGACGCCTGGCCCACCGCATGGGCGGACCGGATCGAGTACCACGGCGAACTGATGACGCTCGGGGCTCTGTGGGACCAGTGA
- a CDS encoding helix-turn-helix transcriptional regulator: MLETSARLLRLLSLLQAHREWSGSQLADRLGVTARTVRRDVERLRELGYPVNATPGTGGGYQLGVGAELPPLLLDDDEAVAVAVGLRTAAGQGIEGIGETSVRALAKLEQVLPHRLRRRVGALNAFTVPMLRGPQSSAVDPALLTELAHLCRDAERLRFDYRGHDGGETRRTVEPHRLVCTERRWYLVAWDLDRADWRTFRVDRLTPRPPHGPRFDPREPPAEDLAGYVSEGVSTHAYAIRATVRLLAPLAEAAERVSPSAGTLEPDGEEACVLRTGAASLDVMVIHVMMAGLEFEVLEPVELIDAIRTARDRLEGALARVAEPWTPAGDPA; encoded by the coding sequence ATGCTGGAGACCTCCGCCCGACTGCTGCGTCTGCTCTCCCTGCTCCAGGCCCACCGCGAATGGTCCGGCTCCCAGCTCGCCGACCGGCTCGGCGTCACCGCACGCACCGTGCGCCGGGACGTGGAAAGGCTGCGCGAGCTGGGTTACCCGGTCAACGCGACTCCCGGCACCGGCGGCGGCTACCAGCTGGGCGTCGGGGCCGAGCTGCCGCCGCTGCTGCTGGACGACGACGAGGCCGTCGCCGTCGCCGTGGGGCTGCGCACGGCGGCCGGGCAGGGCATCGAGGGCATCGGCGAGACCTCGGTACGTGCGCTGGCCAAGCTGGAGCAGGTGCTGCCGCACCGGTTGCGGCGCCGGGTGGGCGCCCTCAACGCCTTCACCGTGCCGATGCTGCGCGGCCCGCAGTCCTCAGCCGTGGACCCGGCCCTCCTCACCGAGCTCGCCCATCTCTGCCGGGACGCGGAGCGGCTGCGCTTCGACTACCGGGGGCACGACGGCGGTGAGACCCGCCGGACCGTGGAACCCCACCGACTGGTGTGCACCGAGCGCCGCTGGTACCTGGTCGCCTGGGATCTCGACCGGGCGGACTGGCGCACGTTCCGGGTGGACCGTCTCACCCCGCGGCCGCCGCACGGCCCGCGCTTCGATCCGCGCGAGCCGCCCGCCGAGGACCTCGCCGGGTACGTCTCCGAGGGTGTCTCCACACACGCGTACGCGATCCGGGCCACCGTCCGGCTGCTGGCGCCCCTGGCCGAGGCCGCCGAACGCGTCTCGCCTTCGGCGGGCACGCTGGAGCCGGACGGGGAGGAGGCGTGCGTGCTGCGCACGGGAGCCGCGAGCCTGGATGTGATGGTGATCCACGTGATGATGGCGGGCCTCGAGTTCGAGGTGCTGGAACCGGTGGAGCTGATCGACGCGATCAGGACCGCCCGTGACCGCCTCGAGGGTGCTCTGGCACGGGTCGCCGAGCCCTGGACGCCGGCCGGCGACCCGGCGTGA
- a CDS encoding LysM peptidoglycan-binding domain-containing protein, whose protein sequence is MSECADIRTRTSSRKTAVLAGAVLLAPLGLLSATGEAAAADSGVWDRIAQCESGGDWHINTGNGYYGGLQFSAGTWRAFGGGAYASTADKASKAQQISVAAKVQKAQGWGAWPTCSARAGASGSAPGAGSSAGDSGSSAGSGSGSGSSKSSKSSKSSKSSSSWNSSKSSGSSKSAGKPGSSKKSSSWKSGSGTGSSASGSSASGPGSSDVVDRAGKQASRGSSRGDYTVREGDTLSAIGARHGMTWQRVYAANKTVVGGDPDLIVPGQRLVL, encoded by the coding sequence ATGTCCGAATGCGCCGATATCCGCACCCGCACATCGTCGCGCAAGACGGCGGTCCTCGCCGGGGCGGTGCTTCTCGCCCCCCTCGGACTGCTGTCCGCGACCGGCGAGGCCGCAGCGGCCGACAGCGGGGTGTGGGACCGCATCGCCCAGTGCGAGAGCGGCGGCGACTGGCACATCAACACCGGCAACGGGTACTACGGCGGGCTGCAGTTCTCCGCCGGCACCTGGCGCGCGTTCGGCGGCGGCGCCTACGCGTCCACCGCCGACAAGGCCAGTAAGGCACAGCAGATCTCCGTCGCGGCGAAGGTGCAGAAAGCCCAGGGGTGGGGCGCGTGGCCGACCTGCTCCGCGCGCGCCGGAGCCTCCGGCAGCGCACCGGGCGCCGGATCGTCCGCGGGCGACTCGGGTTCCTCCGCCGGTTCGGGTTCAGGCTCCGGGTCCTCGAAGTCCTCGAAGTCCTCGAAGTCGTCTAAGTCCTCCAGCTCCTGGAACTCGTCGAAGTCGTCCGGTTCGTCGAAGTCCGCCGGGAAGCCGGGTTCCTCGAAGAAGTCGAGCTCCTGGAAGTCCGGTTCGGGCACGGGTTCCTCGGCGTCGGGTTCCTCGGCGTCGGGTCCGGGTTCGTCCGACGTCGTGGACCGGGCGGGGAAGCAGGCCTCGCGTGGTTCCTCCCGCGGTGACTACACCGTCCGCGAGGGCGACACCCTCAGCGCCATCGGGGCCCGGCACGGCATGACCTGGCAGCGCGTCTACGCCGCCAACAAGACCGTCGTGGGCGGCGACCCCGACCTGATCGTGCCCGGACAGCGCCTCGTGCTCTGA
- a CDS encoding pseudouridine synthase produces MRSSSGRNSSGNNGGSRGGNSGGRGGSSGGRGASSGGGRGASGGGGRGASGGGRGASSGGGRGNYRGAGNARDDQQGARPKNPRPEERRYDVGPGGTHEGPKSGRGASARGGAKGGPKQGQGTGRGRWVPATSREYEARAEERNRERYAGKKDVKMPKTFPGAEQEGERLQKILARAGYGSRRSCEELIEQARVEVNGEIVLEQGKRVDPEKDEVKVDGLTVATQTYQFFSLNKPAGVVSTMEDNEGRQCLGDYVTNRETRLFHVGRLDTETEGVILLTNHGELAHRLTHPKYGVKKVYLAHIVGPIPRDLGKKLKDGIQLEDGYAKADHFRVVEQTGKNYLVEVTLHEGRKHIVRRMLAEAGFPVDKLVRVAFGPITLGDQKSGWLRRLSNTEVGMLMQEVDL; encoded by the coding sequence ATGCGAAGCAGCAGCGGCAGGAACAGCAGCGGAAACAACGGCGGGAGCCGTGGTGGCAACAGCGGCGGCCGCGGCGGGAGCAGCGGTGGTCGCGGCGCGAGCAGCGGCGGTGGCCGCGGCGCGAGTGGTGGCGGTGGCCGGGGTGCGAGCGGCGGTGGCCGCGGCGCGAGCAGTGGCGGTGGCCGCGGTAACTACCGCGGCGCCGGGAACGCCCGCGACGACCAGCAGGGCGCCAGGCCGAAGAACCCGCGCCCGGAGGAGCGCCGCTACGACGTGGGTCCCGGCGGCACCCACGAGGGCCCGAAGTCGGGGCGCGGCGCGTCCGCGCGCGGCGGCGCCAAGGGCGGCCCCAAGCAGGGGCAGGGCACCGGGCGCGGCCGTTGGGTCCCGGCGACCTCGCGGGAGTACGAGGCGCGGGCCGAGGAGCGCAACCGCGAGCGGTACGCGGGCAAGAAGGACGTCAAGATGCCCAAGACCTTCCCGGGCGCCGAGCAGGAGGGCGAGCGGCTGCAGAAGATCCTCGCGCGCGCGGGCTACGGCTCCCGGCGCTCCTGCGAGGAGCTGATCGAGCAGGCCAGGGTCGAGGTCAACGGCGAGATCGTCCTGGAGCAGGGCAAGCGGGTCGACCCGGAGAAGGACGAGGTCAAGGTCGACGGCCTGACCGTCGCCACGCAGACGTACCAGTTCTTCTCGCTCAACAAGCCGGCCGGCGTCGTCTCCACGATGGAGGACAACGAGGGCCGGCAGTGCCTGGGCGACTACGTGACCAACCGTGAGACGCGGCTGTTCCACGTAGGGCGGCTCGACACCGAGACCGAGGGCGTCATCCTGCTCACCAACCACGGTGAGCTGGCGCACCGGCTGACCCACCCCAAGTACGGCGTGAAGAAGGTCTACCTCGCGCACATCGTGGGTCCCATCCCGCGCGACCTGGGCAAGAAGCTCAAGGACGGCATCCAGTTGGAGGACGGGTACGCGAAGGCGGACCACTTCCGGGTCGTCGAGCAGACCGGGAAGAACTACCTGGTCGAGGTGACCCTGCACGAGGGCCGCAAGCACATCGTGCGCCGGATGCTGGCCGAGGCAGGCTTCCCGGTCGACAAGCTGGTGCGCGTCGCCTTCGGGCCGATCACCCTGGGCGACCAGAAGTCGGGCTGGCTGCGCCGGCTGTCCAACACCGAGGTCGGCATGCTGATGCAGGAAGTCGACCTCTAG
- a CDS encoding NUDIX hydrolase: MRGHDRGVHDEHVYDKHAYEPFAVTADLAVLTLRAGVLHVLLVERGQEPYAGRWALPGGFVLPDESAETAARRELAEETGLKDVSGLHLEQLRTYSEPGRDPRMRVVSVAFAALLPDAPEPMGGGDAVQARWQPYDDVEPLAFDHDRILADAHDRVGAKLEYTCLATAFCPPEFTLGELQQVYETVWGTGLDRPNFRRKVLATPGFVEPVPGGARLTGGRGKPAALYRAGAATALHPPLLRPPREGRSA; the protein is encoded by the coding sequence ATGCGGGGCCACGACAGGGGCGTTCACGACGAGCACGTCTACGACAAGCACGCCTACGAGCCCTTTGCCGTCACCGCCGATCTCGCCGTGCTCACGCTCCGCGCGGGCGTCCTGCACGTGCTGCTCGTCGAGCGCGGTCAGGAGCCGTACGCCGGCCGGTGGGCGCTGCCCGGCGGCTTCGTGCTGCCGGACGAGTCCGCGGAGACGGCCGCCCGTCGCGAACTCGCCGAGGAGACCGGCCTGAAGGACGTCTCCGGACTGCACCTCGAGCAGCTGCGCACCTACAGCGAACCCGGCCGTGACCCCCGTATGCGGGTCGTGTCCGTCGCCTTCGCCGCCCTGCTGCCCGACGCGCCCGAGCCGATGGGCGGCGGCGACGCGGTCCAGGCGCGCTGGCAGCCGTACGACGACGTCGAGCCGCTCGCCTTCGACCACGACCGGATCCTGGCGGACGCCCACGACCGGGTCGGGGCCAAGCTCGAGTACACCTGTCTCGCAACCGCCTTCTGCCCGCCCGAGTTCACCCTCGGGGAGCTCCAGCAGGTGTACGAGACGGTGTGGGGGACCGGCCTCGACCGGCCCAACTTCCGTCGCAAGGTGCTCGCCACCCCGGGCTTCGTCGAGCCCGTCCCCGGCGGCGCGCGCCTCACCGGCGGCCGCGGCAAACCCGCCGCCCTCTACCGCGCGGGGGCCGCCACCGCGCTTCACCCGCCCCTGCTGCGACCGCCCCGGGAAGGACGTTCTGCATGA